One Deinococcus psychrotolerans genomic window carries:
- a CDS encoding DUF2227 family putative metal-binding protein, protein MPSAQVHTSVNLAALVVGLGVGALLGLLRAEAWQPFSLGCAFSTFLFSPDLDLAASVRVDSRKNWGCWGRCGCRLGSW, encoded by the coding sequence ATGCCCAGTGCCCAAGTGCATACCAGCGTCAACCTGGCCGCTTTAGTGGTTGGGTTGGGCGTGGGGGCATTGCTGGGGTTGCTGCGGGCTGAAGCGTGGCAGCCGTTCAGCCTGGGCTGTGCGTTTAGCACGTTTCTGTTCTCGCCGGATCTGGATCTGGCAGCGTCGGTGCGGGTGGACTCCCGGAAGAACTGGGGTTGCTGGGGACGCTGTGGATGCCGTTTGGGAAGCTGGTGA
- a CDS encoding IS3 family transposase (programmed frameshift), with amino-acid sequence MKGKKFTDEQISFALKQVETGVTIGEVCRKMGVAESTFFNWKKKYSGLGLSELRRLKQLEEENRKLKALVADLSLDKAMLQDVIGKKALKPVQQRVLVTHLRRAYRISERRACRVLKVWRSVQRYQPLVDTQEPVILKRMTEISQTRVRYGYRRIHVLMAREGWKINHKRIYRLYKQAGLNLRMKRPRRRVCAAHRATREEPIQANQVWAMDFVSDALFNGKRFRSLTLIDIFTRECLAIHVDQSIKAERVVEVVTEAARGRGAPGKIRVDNGSEFISKALDLWAYQRQVTLDFSRPGRPQDNGYIESFNGSFRDECLNTHWFLSLDDAAEKIEKWRIDYNDIRPHSALGNLAPGAFAAQFASTRRPPETPS; translated from the exons ATGAAGGGAAAAAAGTTCACCGATGAACAGATCAGCTTCGCGCTCAAACAAGTAGAAACCGGTGTTACTATCGGTGAAGTCTGTCGGAAAATGGGCGTCGCTGAATCGACGTTCTTCAACTGGAAAAAGAAGTATAGCGGTCTGGGTCTGAGTGAGTTACGCCGTCTGAAGCAGCTCGAAGAGGAGAACCGCAAGCTCAAAGCGTTGGTCGCCGACCTGAGTCTGGACAAAGCCATGCTCCAAGATGTGATTG GCAAAAAAGCTCTAAAGCCCGTCCAGCAGCGCGTTTTAGTCACTCATCTGCGGCGGGCGTATCGGATCAGCGAGCGGCGAGCGTGTCGGGTGCTCAAGGTGTGGCGTTCCGTCCAGCGGTATCAACCGCTGGTGGACACTCAGGAGCCAGTCATCCTGAAGCGGATGACCGAGATCTCCCAGACGCGGGTACGATATGGCTACCGGCGTATTCATGTCTTGATGGCCCGTGAAGGCTGGAAGATCAATCACAAACGAATTTACCGGCTCTACAAACAAGCTGGGCTCAATCTGCGGATGAAGCGACCTCGACGCCGGGTATGTGCCGCGCATCGCGCGACGCGAGAAGAACCTATCCAGGCCAACCAGGTCTGGGCGATGGATTTCGTCTCAGACGCACTATTTAATGGTAAACGCTTTCGATCCCTGACCTTGATCGACATTTTCACACGGGAGTGCCTGGCAATCCACGTCGATCAAAGTATCAAAGCCGAGCGGGTGGTCGAAGTGGTGACCGAGGCCGCCAGGGGCCGTGGGGCCCCTGGCAAGATCCGAGTCGACAATGGGAGTGAGTTCATCAGCAAAGCGCTAGACCTGTGGGCGTATCAGCGCCAAGTCACCCTTGATTTTTCCCGTCCAGGACGCCCTCAAGACAACGGATACATCGAATCATTTAATGGCAGTTTCCGGGACGAGTGCCTGAATACCCACTGGTTTCTGTCGTTGGATGACGCCGCTGAGAAGATTGAGAAGTGGAGGATCGACTATAATGACATCAGGCCGCACTCGGCACTGGGAAATCTCGCTCCAGGAGCATTCGCAGCGCAGTTTGCCTCAACTCGCCGCCCGCCGGAGACTCCATCCTGA
- a CDS encoding AAA family ATPase, with protein MLHTVFSPLHPRQSTSDSLLPAVSLGDPSFVSIREDDLAYDGEMNGSRPARRRGRLETRFSPPTSFPTELERTRLLEAIEQHTLARVIVFSGPSGYGKTTTLAQYARRHPENTLWLRLGEDDKDPRSFLRSLAQVCKHHRVPQSAWEQLDEQQDSRDILLGAITTDLNDHEDDLNIILDAGEFLSVESGRVFTTLLSAVGDGHRFFLAQHDEGAFNAAPFLARGEALIFTVNTLPFTETEAHKLADQLGEPNEAIQALQAQYQGWPAAVMLAIHGRRQNAPLPARLLVEQLFIPLPAPLKETLLTLAIKDTWTPEDFPILTSGVSGFTLIQQAGVPLTPLEDQRFVPHDVVRAFLRAELNRNPHRARGVYLRFARSLEQQDLPYQALHWFWEAREMADVIRLAEMLTPQWIQYSDWLLVRETLGPVTLTLLSPQLQALMAVALIETGEGSAGRELALRLIASPELVTAMSYFVLVISSFRAGNPLESVAYADAGLAIATDEADCIRLLRTKAGALSSTSRLEEGLGIAQEAVDRAQRLGDISGLLACVTTKAYLLEQLGRSDEALEEYERTHVAGRHHGFLNRSVPMVAHLAPYYVALGRLAEADAILDEFLLMCESRYPLGTSMLSLPLAGLRHAQGQKELAIMAGKRAFELFLAEKNMLGVGDSLSYFVYDELLDGNIQDAQLIYDKLFFQEYPDGNPIKSTQVTLKWSEPKAQDQQASHF; from the coding sequence ATGCTGCATACGGTCTTTTCACCGCTGCATCCACGGCAATCAACGTCTGATTCGCTTCTTCCAGCAGTGAGCCTTGGAGACCCCAGCTTTGTCAGCATCAGGGAAGATGACCTCGCTTATGATGGCGAGATGAACGGTTCGCGGCCCGCTCGACGACGTGGGCGGCTTGAGACTCGCTTCTCGCCGCCCACCTCCTTTCCGACGGAGCTCGAACGAACCCGGCTTCTTGAGGCCATCGAGCAGCACACCCTGGCCAGGGTGATTGTCTTTTCAGGCCCTTCCGGGTACGGCAAGACCACCACCCTGGCGCAATACGCCCGCCGCCACCCGGAGAATACCCTCTGGCTGCGTCTGGGCGAGGATGACAAAGACCCGCGTTCGTTTTTGCGTTCCCTGGCGCAGGTCTGCAAACACCATAGGGTGCCGCAGTCCGCTTGGGAGCAGCTCGACGAGCAGCAAGACAGCCGCGACATCCTACTTGGTGCGATCACAACCGACCTCAACGACCATGAGGACGACCTGAACATCATTCTCGATGCCGGGGAATTCCTGAGCGTGGAATCTGGTCGGGTTTTTACCACCTTACTCAGTGCCGTGGGGGATGGTCACCGCTTCTTCTTGGCGCAGCACGACGAAGGCGCGTTCAACGCCGCGCCGTTCCTGGCGCGTGGAGAAGCGCTGATCTTCACCGTCAATACCCTGCCGTTCACGGAAACCGAAGCGCACAAGCTCGCTGACCAGCTGGGCGAGCCCAACGAAGCGATCCAGGCGCTGCAAGCGCAGTACCAGGGCTGGCCTGCGGCGGTCATGCTGGCCATCCACGGTCGACGCCAAAACGCGCCGCTCCCGGCCCGTCTGCTGGTCGAACAGCTGTTCATCCCACTGCCCGCACCGCTGAAAGAGACCCTGCTCACGCTGGCCATAAAGGACACTTGGACCCCGGAGGACTTCCCGATCTTGACTTCCGGTGTCAGCGGCTTCACCCTGATCCAGCAGGCCGGCGTGCCGCTTACGCCTCTCGAAGATCAGCGTTTTGTGCCGCACGACGTGGTGCGGGCATTCCTCAGGGCCGAACTCAACAGGAATCCGCATCGGGCGCGGGGAGTATACCTGCGCTTTGCCCGCTCTTTAGAGCAGCAGGACTTGCCGTATCAAGCGCTGCATTGGTTCTGGGAAGCACGCGAGATGGCCGACGTGATCCGGCTGGCCGAGATGCTGACGCCGCAGTGGATTCAGTACTCCGATTGGCTACTCGTTCGGGAAACGCTGGGGCCGGTGACGTTGACGCTCCTGTCACCTCAACTTCAAGCGCTGATGGCCGTCGCGTTGATCGAAACCGGCGAAGGTTCAGCCGGCAGGGAACTCGCGCTGCGCTTGATCGCGTCTCCCGAACTGGTCACGGCCATGTCCTACTTCGTATTGGTGATCAGTTCGTTCCGTGCTGGCAATCCACTCGAATCGGTAGCATACGCTGATGCGGGACTGGCAATCGCCACGGACGAAGCAGATTGCATTCGCCTTCTGCGTACCAAGGCCGGCGCGCTGTCGAGCACATCCCGCCTTGAGGAAGGGCTTGGCATAGCTCAGGAAGCCGTTGACCGTGCACAGCGCCTGGGGGACATCAGCGGCCTGCTGGCCTGCGTGACCACCAAAGCCTATCTGCTGGAGCAGCTCGGCCGAAGTGACGAGGCCCTCGAAGAGTACGAACGCACGCATGTTGCTGGGCGGCACCACGGTTTCCTGAACCGCTCTGTTCCCATGGTGGCCCACCTCGCTCCTTACTACGTCGCGTTGGGCCGCCTGGCAGAAGCAGACGCGATTCTGGACGAATTTTTGCTGATGTGTGAAAGTCGATATCCGCTCGGTACCTCGATGCTCTCCCTGCCCCTGGCCGGTCTCCGTCACGCTCAGGGACAAAAAGAGCTGGCGATCATGGCGGGAAAGCGGGCCTTTGAGCTGTTCCTGGCTGAAAAAAACATGCTCGGAGTAGGCGATAGCTTGTCTTATTTTGTCTACGATGAACTCCTGGACGGGAACATTCAGGATGCTCAGCTCATTTACGATAAACTGTTCTTTCAGGAGTACCCCGACGGCAATCCTATCAAGAGCACCCAGGTGACCTTGAAGTGGAGTGAACCCAAAGCGCAGGACCAGCAGGCAAGTCACTTCTAG
- a CDS encoding type IV pilus twitching motility protein PilT, whose product MTTHSTPIPFIPTIDDLNAILEDAVTLGASDIVLKALSKPIMKLHGHWHRIDDLPPLTINDVQEVLKLIIGDNRYAAFQSTKEADFQLGTPTCRFRVNAALQRGGPFLTFRPIPALPPNLDDLQLLEEDRILAVLKNLIALPRGLILVTGPTGSGKSTTLAAMINHLNHTQKRHIITIEDPIEFLHPDINCVIEQREVGQDTHGFSQALRGVLRQTPDVILVGEMRDPETIEAAITAAETGHLVISTVHTNSAPESISRILDVMPGDRQNQIKTQLAATLKAVITQQLVPKATGEGRQIVLEIMIVDKVLGSLITSDNKNTLAAYYDHMHSHADDGNTMMDRHLAIAVKMGRVTAASAESRVVERKRYDSYMSTLNIRETPTTRANPFTRR is encoded by the coding sequence ATGACCACCCACTCCACCCCCATCCCCTTCATCCCTACCATCGACGACTTGAACGCCATCCTCGAAGACGCCGTCACCCTCGGAGCCAGCGACATCGTCCTCAAAGCCCTCTCCAAACCCATCATGAAACTCCACGGCCACTGGCACCGCATCGACGACCTCCCACCCCTCACCATCAACGACGTTCAAGAAGTCCTCAAACTCATCATCGGCGACAACCGCTACGCCGCCTTCCAAAGCACCAAAGAAGCTGACTTCCAGCTCGGCACCCCCACCTGCCGCTTCCGCGTCAACGCCGCCCTCCAACGCGGCGGCCCCTTCCTCACCTTCCGCCCCATCCCCGCCTTACCCCCCAATCTCGACGATCTCCAACTCCTCGAAGAAGACCGCATCCTGGCCGTCCTCAAAAACCTCATCGCTCTCCCGCGCGGCCTGATCCTCGTCACTGGCCCCACCGGCAGCGGAAAATCCACCACCCTCGCCGCCATGATCAACCACCTCAACCACACCCAAAAACGCCACATCATCACCATCGAAGACCCCATCGAATTCCTCCACCCCGACATCAACTGCGTCATTGAACAGCGCGAAGTCGGCCAGGACACCCACGGCTTCTCCCAGGCCCTCAGAGGCGTCTTACGCCAAACACCAGACGTCATCCTCGTCGGCGAGATGCGCGACCCCGAAACCATCGAAGCGGCCATCACCGCCGCCGAAACCGGACACCTCGTCATCAGCACCGTCCACACCAACAGCGCCCCAGAGAGCATCAGCCGCATCCTCGACGTCATGCCCGGCGACCGGCAAAATCAGATCAAGACCCAACTCGCCGCCACCCTCAAAGCTGTCATCACCCAGCAGCTCGTCCCTAAAGCCACCGGGGAGGGTCGCCAGATCGTGCTGGAAATCATGATCGTCGATAAGGTCTTGGGCAGCCTCATCACCTCCGACAATAAAAACACCCTCGCGGCCTACTACGACCACATGCACTCCCACGCGGACGACGGCAACACCATGATGGACCGCCATCTCGCCATCGCCGTCAAAATGGGCCGCGTCACCGCCGCCAGCGCAGAATCCCGTGTCGTTGAACGCAAACGCTACGACAGCTACATGTCCACTCTCAACATCCGCGAAACCCCCACCACCCGCGCCAACCCCTTCACCCGCCGCTAG
- a CDS encoding IS3 family transposase has translation MLTSGDVVPQCARYSILIWLGFPGARHPNLLPQVIPTQPDQVWQADLTYVRVKQGFVYLACVLDSFTREIVGWSMSKFIDADLSLAALNNALAARNPAPGLLHHSDQGVQYASRLYIARLRAMGITPSMSRRGNPYDNARMESFYKTLKTEEVDLQDYADLDDAQRHVNHFIGKLYNQERLHSSLGYVPPAEFAARYHPA, from the coding sequence ATGCTGACCTCCGGGGACGTCGTCCCTCAGTGTGCCAGATACTCCATTCTCATATGGCTCGGTTTTCCGGGAGCACGTCACCCCAATCTGCTCCCACAAGTGATTCCAACCCAACCAGATCAGGTCTGGCAAGCTGATCTGACGTATGTGAGGGTGAAGCAGGGTTTCGTCTACTTGGCATGCGTGCTGGACAGTTTCACGCGTGAGATCGTGGGCTGGTCAATGTCAAAGTTTATCGACGCCGACCTATCACTGGCCGCGCTGAATAACGCGCTTGCTGCTCGCAATCCAGCACCTGGACTCCTTCATCACTCTGATCAAGGTGTCCAATATGCCAGCCGGCTCTATATCGCCCGCCTGCGGGCGATGGGTATCACGCCAAGTATGTCCAGAAGAGGCAATCCCTACGACAACGCTCGCATGGAAAGTTTCTACAAAACTCTCAAAACAGAGGAGGTTGATCTTCAAGATTATGCTGATCTGGACGATGCACAGCGCCATGTGAACCACTTCATCGGTAAGCTTTACAACCAAGAACGCCTGCATTCCAGTCTCGGCTACGTCCCACCTGCCGAGTTCGCCGCCCGCTATCATCCAGCCTAG
- a CDS encoding transposase yields the protein MPGRNHSREFKLQVVNQINSSQRTTAQLSREHGLVPSLIHRWRKEVEARGEAAFTDGVATDRSAELRIAELERYCGQLALENTILKKSLATYRLNKGTK from the coding sequence ATGCCAGGACGCAATCACAGCCGTGAATTCAAGCTTCAGGTCGTCAACCAAATCAATTCAAGCCAGCGAACGACCGCTCAACTCAGCCGGGAACATGGTTTAGTGCCCAGCCTGATCCACCGTTGGCGCAAAGAGGTCGAGGCGCGCGGAGAAGCCGCCTTCACCGACGGCGTGGCCACAGATCGCAGCGCCGAGCTGCGGATTGCTGAGCTGGAGCGGTATTGCGGCCAACTTGCCTTAGAAAACACCATCTTGAAAAAATCGCTGGCGACGTACCGCTTGAACAAAGGCACCAAATGA
- a CDS encoding GspE/PulE family protein, protein MTPPTPQELITTLKTHAQLSFMQHNRLRLNATEQKQPTHTQYHLILTRARTLMTEHHITTTLNHLGIHRADVATQILDPKNQISEAKAGPHIVRASSNPFQEENLYYLPPDELLPPPTLTPSQEPAWLTTHSTQPTPDYQPPRDLVQLALDTPPDPTPQTETEAPPIPFTEPLTAPESAPELTASPHTITPPELPVSTLEITTPPTPPTPPPAQPNPDPTPAPLPTAPKRDTRQKRKSIGEALMHLGYGDVQTHELSDYKLDDTLLKTGRINEFQAAQAQADARNLQYIDITDDPPHSDVAHLIDEHTAKTHRVYPHHQESDGTLYILTDSPARETLIKTAVTERTNRHPITLHVVTPTALDRLIRDHYTNATALKDLHTEFSQHTTPEIDLEDTDNAVKRFVRNTILTATLKNASDIHFEPQEDGLRVRYRIDKHLRPATEALPKASTDNIIRVLKLMAGMDLGNNREPQDARITLKVGTARINLRVSCLPQTEGHEKIVCRVLREAKDIPDIEGLHMTPQTLTRFSHLIHLADGMVLVTGPTGSGKSFSLYSALKRIATPEKNTQTIEDPVEYQLQGLNQSQINAEIGYTFAKALRSAMRQDPDIILLGEIRDEETARVAIAAANTGHLLLSTLHTNDAASAIQRLRNIGLENYNIAPALRGVLAQRLIRKLCPICSTPTTLPPRAADALKHARLSFTDESRTPNHNGCNACERGHKGLVPIHELLIVDEHLRDLITTQATTDTLANAARATGMIDLLTDGYLKASQGLITVQDLEAAVNTQLNPKDEATP, encoded by the coding sequence ATGACCCCACCCACTCCACAAGAACTCATCACCACCCTCAAAACCCACGCCCAACTCTCCTTCATGCAACACAACCGCCTACGCCTCAACGCCACCGAACAAAAACAACCCACCCACACCCAATACCACCTCATCCTCACCCGCGCCCGCACCCTCATGACCGAACACCACATCACCACCACCCTCAACCACCTCGGCATCCACCGCGCCGACGTCGCCACCCAAATCCTCGACCCCAAAAACCAAATCAGCGAAGCAAAAGCCGGACCCCACATCGTCCGCGCCAGCAGCAATCCCTTCCAAGAAGAAAATCTCTACTACCTTCCCCCAGATGAACTCCTCCCCCCACCCACACTCACCCCCAGCCAAGAACCCGCCTGGCTCACCACACACTCCACTCAACCCACCCCCGACTATCAACCCCCACGCGATCTCGTCCAGCTCGCCCTCGATACCCCACCAGACCCCACTCCCCAAACCGAAACCGAAGCGCCACCCATCCCATTCACCGAACCCCTCACCGCGCCTGAATCCGCACCTGAACTCACCGCCAGCCCGCACACCATCACGCCACCCGAACTTCCCGTCAGCACCCTAGAAATCACCACCCCACCCACCCCACCCACCCCACCACCCGCACAACCCAATCCCGATCCCACCCCAGCGCCACTCCCCACCGCCCCAAAACGCGACACCCGACAAAAACGCAAATCCATCGGAGAAGCCTTAATGCACCTCGGTTACGGCGACGTCCAGACCCACGAACTCAGCGACTACAAGCTCGACGACACCCTCCTCAAAACTGGGCGCATCAACGAATTTCAGGCTGCTCAAGCACAAGCCGATGCCAGAAACCTCCAGTACATCGACATCACCGACGACCCCCCACACTCCGACGTCGCCCACCTCATCGACGAACACACCGCCAAAACCCACCGCGTCTACCCCCACCACCAAGAAAGTGACGGCACCCTCTACATCCTCACCGACAGCCCAGCCCGCGAAACCCTCATCAAAACCGCCGTCACCGAACGCACCAACCGCCACCCCATCACCCTCCACGTCGTCACCCCCACCGCCCTCGACCGTCTCATCCGAGACCACTACACCAACGCCACCGCCCTCAAAGACCTCCACACCGAATTCAGCCAACACACCACCCCCGAAATCGACCTCGAAGACACCGACAACGCCGTCAAACGCTTCGTGCGCAACACCATCCTCACCGCCACCCTCAAAAACGCCAGCGACATCCACTTCGAACCCCAAGAAGACGGCCTGCGCGTCCGGTACCGCATCGACAAACACCTAAGGCCCGCCACCGAGGCCCTCCCCAAAGCCAGTACCGACAACATCATCCGCGTCCTCAAGCTCATGGCCGGTATGGACCTCGGCAACAACCGCGAACCCCAGGACGCCCGCATCACCCTCAAAGTCGGCACCGCCCGCATCAACCTCCGCGTCTCCTGCCTCCCCCAGACCGAAGGTCACGAAAAAATCGTCTGCCGCGTCCTCAGAGAAGCCAAAGACATCCCCGACATCGAGGGGCTCCACATGACCCCCCAGACCCTCACTCGCTTCTCCCACCTCATCCACCTCGCTGACGGCATGGTCCTCGTCACCGGCCCCACCGGATCAGGCAAGAGCTTCAGTCTCTACAGCGCTCTCAAGCGCATCGCCACTCCAGAAAAAAACACCCAGACCATCGAAGACCCCGTCGAATACCAACTCCAGGGCCTCAATCAATCCCAGATCAACGCCGAGATCGGCTACACCTTCGCCAAAGCCCTCCGAAGCGCCATGCGCCAGGACCCCGACATCATCCTCCTCGGCGAAATTCGCGACGAAGAAACCGCCAGAGTCGCCATCGCTGCCGCCAACACCGGCCACCTCCTGCTCTCCACCCTCCACACCAACGACGCCGCCAGCGCCATTCAACGCCTCAGAAACATCGGCCTGGAGAACTACAACATCGCCCCCGCCCTCCGGGGCGTCCTCGCCCAGCGCCTCATCCGCAAACTCTGCCCCATCTGCTCAACCCCCACCACCCTCCCCCCACGCGCCGCAGACGCCCTCAAACACGCCCGCCTCAGCTTCACCGACGAAAGCCGCACCCCCAACCACAACGGCTGCAACGCCTGCGAACGCGGCCACAAAGGCCTCGTCCCCATTCACGAACTCCTCATCGTCGACGAACACCTCCGCGACCTCATCACCACCCAGGCCACCACCGACACCCTCGCCAATGCCGCCCGCGCCACCGGCATGATCGACCTCCTCACCGACGGCTACCTCAAAGCCTCGCAAGGCCTCATCACCGTCCAGGACCTCGAAGCCGCTGTCAACACCCAACTCAATCCCAAAGATGAGGCCACCCCATGA
- the pilO gene encoding type 4a pilus biogenesis protein PilO: MNRTLMLALAAVLAIAGNATLAKTTWQQHVGLQTQSQDIRAQLDAAQSRIDALPALRLRVKASQAELDRITAAFPAEENLGILIARIEQAAQEQQLNFTQLTRSTQPSPLPGFTEVHLALNLTGSYPNLYRLLTWTHDEKRVLNVTDITSTSTDQALTHTLQVIGYTRNPTTVTGRTP; encoded by the coding sequence ATGAACCGCACCCTGATGCTCGCCCTCGCCGCTGTCCTCGCCATCGCGGGCAACGCCACCCTCGCCAAAACCACCTGGCAGCAGCACGTAGGCCTCCAGACCCAAAGCCAGGACATCCGCGCTCAGCTCGACGCCGCCCAGAGCAGAATCGACGCCCTCCCCGCCCTGCGCCTGCGCGTCAAAGCCAGCCAGGCTGAACTTGACCGCATCACCGCCGCCTTCCCCGCTGAAGAAAACCTCGGCATCCTCATCGCCCGCATCGAGCAAGCCGCCCAGGAGCAGCAGCTCAACTTCACGCAGCTCACCCGCAGCACCCAGCCCAGCCCCCTACCGGGCTTCACTGAAGTTCACCTCGCCCTCAACCTCACCGGCTCCTACCCCAACCTCTACCGCCTCCTCACCTGGACCCACGACGAAAAACGCGTCCTCAACGTCACCGACATCACCTCCACCAGCACCGATCAGGCCCTCACGCACACCCTGCAAGTCATCGGTTACACCCGCAATCCCACCACCGTCACCGGGAGGACGCCGTGA
- a CDS encoding IS3 family transposase has product MISDARHAHPTVSVRRLCELHAVSRSWYLRQRNRAVIDQDQRLATDIEAVVLKWNGYGYRRVTRELARSGQSINHKRVLRVMREHRLLCRPKRRYQRTTDSTHSEKRFP; this is encoded by the coding sequence ATGATCTCGGATGCGCGACACGCGCATCCCACGGTGTCGGTGCGCCGCCTGTGTGAGCTGCATGCGGTCAGTCGGTCGTGGTACCTCCGTCAACGAAACCGCGCAGTCATCGACCAAGATCAACGACTCGCTACTGACATTGAAGCAGTGGTGCTGAAGTGGAACGGCTATGGGTATCGGCGGGTCACTCGCGAACTGGCACGCAGCGGGCAGTCCATCAATCACAAACGCGTTCTGCGGGTCATGCGGGAACATCGCTTATTGTGTCGACCCAAGCGGCGTTACCAGCGCACCACCGATTCCACTCACAGCGAGAAACGCTTCCCCTGA